In Fusobacterium sp., the genomic stretch TAAAGTTTCCATGAATAATTTTGTTATATTAGTTTTAGTCAAACGTCCCACCGTATGATAGATTTTTTTACCACCTTTTTCTTCGATTCTAACTACAGGAAGTGAGTCTATTTGGTGTTTAATGAGTTTTTTTACACTTTCAAGAATTGTTTCATTTTCTTCAGCATAAATTATGTTAGGCATTCTGGTCATTATGATATTTATTGGAATTTTTTCTATATCAGTTCTTCCAATAGCTATTTTTAAAAGATCTTTTCTAGAAACAACTCCTACTAATGAATCTTGTTCAGTTATAAAAATAGTTCCTACATCTTTAGAGAATATATTAAGTATAGTTTCATAAACTGAAAGATTAGTGTCAACAGTAATAGAAGGTCCCATGATATCCTTTACTTTTTCAGAATCTTTTTTTTCAATGTAGCTGTATCCAATTTTAGGTTTAGATTCTAATATTTTCATTCTTGTAAGTATGGAAAAATCAGTTCTTAAAGCTGATCTTGTAAGATATAATCTTTCTCCAATCTCTTTTCCTGTAATAGGTTGATATTTTTTTACAATATCTATAATTTCTTTCTGTCTTTCGGTTAATATCAAATTTTTTCCTCCTTTTATATAGTGTTCACTATTTAAAAGTGCAATTAATAATATTTGTTGTTAATATTATATTTACCACAGTTTTAAAAATATTTCAACTCTTTTTTATTGTGCACACTATAAAAAATACAAAAAATAAAAAACAGAAAGACATATGATATAGTCAAAGTCTCTCTGTTATTAACTCTGTTAAATCTTGTTTAACAAAAATCATAATTTTAATTTTTTTATAATTTTTTCTTCAAGATTTTTTATAATAAAATAATCATTGTGAAAAATGCCATAACTATTTTCAAAATTTTCTTTAGGCAAAGATATAGAGCCAGGATTTAAAAATATTTTTTCATCTGTTTTTTCTACTATTGGAATATGGAAATGACCATATAAAAGTATATCTCCATCCTCCATAGGTAGAGGATTATCTTTATTAAAAATGTGTCCGTGTGTCATTATTATCTTTTTGTTATTCCAAAATAAAATATTATAATCACTCATGATAGGATAATTAAGTACCATTTGATCCACTTCACTATCACAGTTTCCTCTGACAGCAATTATTTTTTCCTTATATTTATTTAATATTTCTATTACTTCCTTAGGTGAATAATCTCTGGGAAGAGGATTTCTAGGGCCATGATAAAGCTCATCTCCAAGGATAAGTATTTTATCACATTGTTCTCTTTCAAATATTTTCATAACTTTTTTTAAATAATATAATGATCCATGAATATCTGATATAACAAATAGTTTCATTATTCTCCTTTCAAGATAAAAATTATTTGTATAGATTATTTTTTTCTATGATTTTTTTAACTTTTTTAGGAACAAGATTAGTAATATCTATTTTATTTTTAATTTTTTCTCTTATTTCAGTAGAAGAAACATTAAAAAAAGGACTTTCAAGGTAAATCATATTTTCATGCTGAATTTCTCCAATGTATCCTTTTCTCCTAAGAACAACAACTTTACTTAATTGAAGTATTTCTTCATAATTTTTCCATTCTTTAAAATGATAAGCAGAATCTTCTCCTATTATTTCATAAAAATCGTTTTTTTTACCATATATTTTTATGATTTTTTTTAAAGTATTTATTGTATATGAAATTTTGTCTTTATCAGTTTCAATATCTGAAACTTCTACATTATGAAGATTTTCAAAAGCTGCTTTGCACATTTCAATTCTTAACGCGCCCAGTTCTAAATTATCAGCCTTATGTGATGGTCTACCAACAGGGATAACAATTATTTTATCAAGCTTTAATTCATTAAGAACATATTTTACTATATTCAGATGTCCATTGTGAACAGGATTGAAACTACCACCATATATACCTATCTTCACTTTTTTAACTCCGCTAATATACCAATAAGCTCTTGCTTATCAACAGCTTCAAAAATAGATGTTCTAGTTTTAGGATTTCTAAAAGCTCTGACTAAATCAGAAACAAGAGTTAAATACTCTTTTGCAGATGTTTTTGGTGCTCCAACTAGAACTACAAGTTTTACATTTTCTCCATCAAGAGAATGGAAGTCTATACTTTCTTTTAAAAGTCCTATTGCAACTACTATTTTTTTTATATTTTCACATCTAGCATGGGGTAAAGCTATTCCCATACCTATTCCTGTACTTCCTATTTTTTCTCTAGATAAAATATTATCATAGAAATTAGTTTCGTTATCTAAAATATCAGTATTTTTCCTAATGAGCTCTACTAATATTTGTAATATTTCTTCTTTTGAATGTTTCCCTTCTATTGTAGTTATGAGTTTATTGTTGAAGTACTCTAACATTATTTTTCCCCCTTATAAAAAAGCTGCTGTTAATTTCTTGGTAGTTTCATCTAAGGCAGTTAAATTTTTCATCATTCTAATTTCATCAACTATTTTTGATAAAAATTTATCAAAATTTTTAAAATTATACATTTCTAATGCTTTTAGTGTAGAAAAGATTTCAAGACCTTCCCTACTTTCTGAAAGTTCTTTATTAGATAATATATTTTCTTTTAGTTTTTCAAGGCTGATAATATTGCTATGTTGACAATTTTCATAGAAATAGAAATTATCTCTATATTTAGTAATAAAACAAATCAAAAGGAAAAATACATTTTCTTCATATTCTTTATTTTCAAAAAGTTTTTTGAAAGAAAGAATTAAAAGAGCCTTTAAACTTTTCATATCGCCTAAAAAACTAAACTCTAAAATTATTTTATAAAATTCTTCTCTATCTCTTAAAAAAAGTTCTTTTCCATATTTTTTAGAAAAATCAAGATTTCCATTACATAGTGTTTTTATTAGTTTTTCTTTAAGTTTTGGTATTTTTATATTTGAAAGTCTAGAAATATTGCTTATTTTCTCTCTTTCTTTTAAATCAGAAAAATTAATTATAGAATCAGCTAGATAATCAAAATCATTAGAAAAAGCAAATATTGGAAGAATAAAATTTAATTCATTTCTTTTAATTATCCCATCACTACTTAATGTAAAGTATGTTCTTTTATTTAATACTTCTGCAAAAAATGAGAGCGTTTTTATTTTTCCATTTGTTTCAAGCATATGAATTATCTCTTTTTTATTTTTTTCTTTTATTATTGTAAATATTTTATCATTACTCATTATCTATTTTTCCTCCAATATCTTTGAGACTGTTATCCTCTAAAACTGTAAATTCTATTTTTAATACAAAAAGATTTTCAATATTTAAATCTCTAGGAAGTTTCACAAGATCTTTTTCAGTTGTTATAATAAAAGATGCTTGCATACTGTCTGCTCTTTTTTGGATAAGTTCGATATCTCTTTTTTTAAAATTATGATGGTCCATAAAATCGACCCTCTCTATATAAGATGGCTCTAACGATATAACTGTTTTTTCAAAATTTAGCGGATTGGCTAAACCTGAAAATAAAAGAACTCTTTTTCCTTTTATCCAAAAAAGAGGTTTAGGATTTCCTTTTAAATCACAAAGTGAGGTTACTCCATGTTTAGCTGTCGAAACCTCTTTTTCTAATTTTTTTCTTAAGTATTTTTTTATTCTCTCTACTTCTCTATCACTAACAAGATCAGATTTTGTTATTATAAATTCACTAGCTCTTTTTGCAGCCTTTTTGAAATCTTCTCTCAACATTCCTTTAGGAAGCAGCTCTCCCCATCCAAAAGGATTTGTTGCATCTATAAGCACTATATCCCTATCTCTTGAAAGTTTTCTATGCTGAAAACCATCATCAAGAACTATTGTATCAATTCCAAAATGTTTTTTAGCAAATAAGCATCCTTTATACCTATTAGAACTCACAATAACAGGCACTTTTAAATTGAGAGCATGGATGAATGGTTCATCTCCACTTTCTCTAGTAGTGGCAAATATTTCTCGTCCATCACTAACTAGAAGAGGCTCCCTTTTTCTTTTTCCTCTATATCCTCTAGAAACTACTGCTACTTTTCTTCCCATTTTTTGGAGTTTTTTAGTAAAATATTGAACTGCAGGAGTCTTTCCTGTTCCGCCAACTGTTATATTTCCTATACATATTATTTCAACACCAGATATTTTTTTAGCAGGAAGTATTCCTTTATCATAGAGAAAGTTTCTAAAAGAAGTTATTAAATAATATATAAATGATAATATCCTCATTATTCCCTCACATATTGTTATCATGATAAAATCATGTTTAAATTTGATTTTTGGTCTTTAAATAATGTTTTAGGTAAGTAAAATTTTAATATTGAAAAAACGAAATAGTTAAACTAGATATAAAGATGTATTTTATTACGTTAAATCGGTATTTAAATCTAATTCATTATATAAAAAACAAAATTGTTTTAAATTAAGTGTTATTCCACAATTATAGAGTTTTCAACAAGAAAAGTCAATACAATATTTGTAAGGAAAAGCCCAGCATCATTTCTTTTTCTCAATAAATATCTGTACCCAGTAATTTTTTCCATTTTTATCTGCAGCTTTTCCTATTCCTATCTCATTATAATTTTTATTTAATATATTATCTCTATGTCCTTTAGACTGCATCCATCTTTCCATAACAAATTCTGGAGTATCATGCCATTTTGCTATATTTTCAGCAGCTGATTTATATTTTATATTTTCATTTTTTATCAAATTGAAAGTAATTCCAAAGTTTTTACTATCATGAGAAAGCTTTTCTTCTTTGGCCATATCTGCAGCTTTTTTTATTGCTATTTTATTTAATTTTTCATTCATAATAAGAGGTGCAAGTTTTTTAGTCTTTCTTTCTTGATTTACATATTTTAGGATTTCATTTTGATAATTTTCAGCAGAATATGAATTAGGAACTAATTTGAAAATAATAACTGTTATTATAAAAAATTTTATCATCTTATTCATGATTCCTCCTTATGGATTATAATCTTTTCATTTCTGTTCAATATATTTTATCATAAATATTATTAAAATATAAATTTAACTTTAAGAAAATTGGGATTTTGATCTATGAATTGACTTTTTTGTAGCTGCATTATATAATTTAATTATATGGAAAAAAATTTTAAAGGAGAACATATGTGTATTTGGGAAGTTGGAGTTCCTAAATTAGGAGTAACCGTAGAAAATGAAGGAATTAATTTTGCAATATTTGCTAAAAATAAAAAGAAAGTAGTTTTAAATATTTATAATTCAGGTTCAGATTTAGTTCCTAAAAAAAGTTTTATTTTAGATCCGACTATGAATAAAACAGGAAATATATGGCATATATATTTAAAAGGTGTTTCTGCCAAAACTTTATATACTTGGAAATTAGATGACTCTACTGACTTATTAGATCCTTATGCACTATCTTATACAAATAATAAAAATTATTCAAGAAGAAAAAGTATAGTTGTAAAGAAAGATCATATGCGAACAAAACATTTAAATATAGAGTTAGAAGATACAATCATTTATGAAGTACATATAAAACTTTTTACTCAAAATTTTAATTCAATGGTAAAATTTCCAGGAACTTATAGTGGATTTATAGAAAAAATACCATATTTGAAAGAATTAGGAATAACAGCAGTAGAGTTTTTACCAATATATGAATGGGATGATTTTACAGGTAATATTGGAATAACAAATGGAGCAAAATTAAAAAATATATGGGGATACAATCCAATAGGCTTTTTTGCACCAACTAAAAAATTTTCCAAAAATCAAACTTTAGATTCTGATAGTGAAGTAGTTGAATTTAAAGAATTAGTAAAAGCTCTTCATGAGCATGGAATAGAAGTAATTTTAGATGTGGTATATAATCATACTGCTGAAGGTGGAAATGGAGGAAAGGTATATAATTTTAAAGCAATGGATAATAAAACCTTCTATATGCTTGAAAATAAAGATGCACAATATAAAAATTATTCAGGATGTGGAAATACATTTAATTGTAACAATAAAGTAGTAAAAGATGTTATAATAGATTCTTTAAGATATTGGTATCTTGAAATGGGAGTAGATGGATTTAGATTTGATTTGGCATCTATTCTTGGCAGAGGAGAAGATGGACAATGGAATGAGATTTCTCTTCTGAATGAATTGGTACAAGATCCTATTTTGTCACACTGTAAATTAATTTCAGAAAGCTGGGATCTTGGAGGATACTATGTTGGAGATATGCCAGCAGGATGGAGTGAATGGAATGGAAAATACAGGGATGTTGTCAGGAAGTTCATAAAAGGAGAGTTTGGATTAATACCTGAATTATTAAAGAGAATATTTGGAAGTCCTGATATTTTTAAAAGAAATAACAGAGGACCAATGAGTAATATAAATTTTGTTACTTGTCATGATGGTTTTACAATGTGGGATCTTGTAAGTTATAATAATAAACATAATCTTAATAATGGAGAAAATAATAATGATGGAGAAAGCAATAATAATTCATATAATTATGGAGTAGAAGGTGGTACAGATAATCCTGCTATTCTTGAAGTTAGAAAAAGACAGATTAAAAATATGTTTTTGATACTTTTTATTTCTCAGGGAGTTCCTATGCTGCTAATGGGAGATGAAATGGGAAGGACACAATTTGGAAATAATAATGCTTATTGTCAGAATAATCGTTCTACATGGCTAGATTGGGAAAGAGGAATAAAATTTTCTGAAATAACCAATTTTGTAAAGAATATGATAAAAATTCGTAAAAAATATTCTATATTTAGAAAAAAGAATTATTTAGAACTTTCAGAATGTGAAAATTGTGATGTTTCGCTTCATGGAGTAAAACTTAATTCTCCAGATTATTCATACTATTCATTAAGCATAGCATTCGTTCTTCATGACATTGAAACTGATACATCATTTTATATAGCTTTGAATTCTTACCATGGAGAGCTAACATTTGAACTTCCAGTTTTACAAAATAAAAAATGGCATCTTTTAGTTGATACTTCAAAGACAGAAAAAGAAAATTTTAAAGAAGATACAAAAGCTTTAATTGATAAAAATTATCTTGTAAAACCAAAAAGTTCTATAATTTTAATGAGTAAATAGAATTATGATTTAAGGCAGATTTTAAAGTAAAACTTTAAAGTCTGCTTTTTGCATAGTATAATATATCTAAAATATAATTTTTCCTGTCTTAGTAGGAGGTAATCAACATGCTTTATAAGTTAAAAAATTCTTTTTTATATTTTTCTATATTATTTATTATTACAGGGGTATCATGTTTTATTGCATATAACTGGAATAAAATAGGAAATTTTACCAAAATGTCTATTCCAATGACCTTGATTATATTGGGAATAATTGGTTGGTTTATTTTTCAAAATAAAAAATTATATAGAGAGCTTTCACTTTTTTCATCATCATTTTTTATAGGGACATTATTTGCTGTATTTGGGCAGATATATCAAACAGGAGCTGATCCATATACACTGTTTAGAAATTGGGGGATATTTATACTAATTTTTTCTTTTATAGAAAAATTTTATCCTCTTTGGACTTTAAACATAACAGTTTTTACAATAAGTGGAATGCTTTATATGAGATTGTATGGAAATTTTACAATGATATGTATTACAGGATCCATAATTATTTTATTTTTCTTTCTTATTTATATTGCTGTGATAAAAAAAATGTTAATAGAGGTAAAAGATTGGTTTTTCTATATCCTCGCTTTTTCTTCAACAGCTCTAATGACAGCAGGAATATTCTGGAAGGTTTTAGGTATGAGATATTACAGAAATTTTGATTTATATGGACCATTTTATTTATTGATATATGTTGTATTTATAGGATTGCTTTTTCTGCTTGGGAAAAAAGTAATAAGGAAACAAGGATTAAATATTATAAGTATAGTTTCAATGACTTTTGTTATTTCTTCTTATATAATAAGAGAAATATCTGGAGTGGAATCAGGTGTTATTGGAATTTTTTTGATAATATGCCTTATTATAGGAAGTATTAGAATTATTACTAAAAATTATCTGTCTTCAAATTCAGTAAGAGTTATTTTAAATTTTTTCAAAGTAATTTTAGTAATATTGACAATAGCATTTTTCTCATTATTGATGTCTTTCTTTAGTCTTGGAGAAGAGGCAATTCTTGTAGCAGGAGCACTTCTTCTTACAGCATCTTGTTTTCTTCCAAAGATTTTAAAATTTAAAGAAGAAAAAAATGAAATAATAACATTCGTATCTGGGTTGACTTTAATTCTTGTGTATCTTCAAGAGAGAATGAGATTATCAACAATAACAATAGTTGGAATAGGCTGGTTAATATATGGAGGATTCTATATTTTAAGACATTCCAAAATCTTAGATTTCTTAATTGTTCCAGCAGTAATTTCTGGATTAATAATGATTTTTCCAGGGACAAGAGGATATTCAAAAACATTGATACTTGTAATACCACTCATTTTTATCTTAGTATCTTGCTGTAATGAAAAAATGAAAATAGCAAAAACAGAAAGAATAAAAAGAATAACCAGAGGAGCAGAGATTATTGCTTTTATTCAAGCAATAGTAGTTAGGAGTACACTTTTTAGATATAATTATTATGATTCATATATAGTTAATGGAATAATACTTGCAATAGCATTAGGACTGCTCTATAAAATATTTGCTGGAAAAAACTATTTTACATTTTTTATTATAGCTGTATTAGTAGGATTTTTAAGTTTCTTCTGTTTGGGCATGTATGGAGTAAACTTGGGAATAATGTTGATTCTTTTATATATGTACAGAGATGAAAAATATATGATAGGAGCAGCAGTAATATTTT encodes the following:
- the nadD gene encoding nicotinate-nucleotide adenylyltransferase — translated: MKIGIYGGSFNPVHNGHLNIVKYVLNELKLDKIIVIPVGRPSHKADNLELGALRIEMCKAAFENLHNVEVSDIETDKDKISYTINTLKKIIKIYGKKNDFYEIIGEDSAYHFKEWKNYEEILQLSKVVVLRRKGYIGEIQHENMIYLESPFFNVSSTEIREKIKNKIDITNLVPKKVKKIIEKNNLYK
- the yfcE gene encoding phosphodiesterase, yielding MKLFVISDIHGSLYYLKKVMKIFEREQCDKILILGDELYHGPRNPLPRDYSPKEVIEILNKYKEKIIAVRGNCDSEVDQMVLNYPIMSDYNILFWNNKKIIMTHGHIFNKDNPLPMEDGDILLYGHFHIPIVEKTDEKIFLNPGSISLPKENFENSYGIFHNDYFIIKNLEEKIIKKLKL
- a CDS encoding CBS domain-containing protein, whose product is MILTERQKEIIDIVKKYQPITGKEIGERLYLTRSALRTDFSILTRMKILESKPKIGYSYIEKKDSEKVKDIMGPSITVDTNLSVYETILNIFSKDVGTIFITEQDSLVGVVSRKDLLKIAIGRTDIEKIPINIIMTRMPNIIYAEENETILESVKKLIKHQIDSLPVVRIEEKGGKKIYHTVGRLTKTNITKLFMETLSKN
- the lpxK gene encoding tetraacyldisaccharide 4'-kinase, whose translation is MRILSFIYYLITSFRNFLYDKGILPAKKISGVEIICIGNITVGGTGKTPAVQYFTKKLQKMGRKVAVVSRGYRGKRKREPLLVSDGREIFATTRESGDEPFIHALNLKVPVIVSSNRYKGCLFAKKHFGIDTIVLDDGFQHRKLSRDRDIVLIDATNPFGWGELLPKGMLREDFKKAAKRASEFIITKSDLVSDREVERIKKYLRKKLEKEVSTAKHGVTSLCDLKGNPKPLFWIKGKRVLLFSGLANPLNFEKTVISLEPSYIERVDFMDHHNFKKRDIELIQKRADSMQASFIITTEKDLVKLPRDLNIENLFVLKIEFTVLEDNSLKDIGGKIDNE
- a CDS encoding isoamylase, which translates into the protein MCIWEVGVPKLGVTVENEGINFAIFAKNKKKVVLNIYNSGSDLVPKKSFILDPTMNKTGNIWHIYLKGVSAKTLYTWKLDDSTDLLDPYALSYTNNKNYSRRKSIVVKKDHMRTKHLNIELEDTIIYEVHIKLFTQNFNSMVKFPGTYSGFIEKIPYLKELGITAVEFLPIYEWDDFTGNIGITNGAKLKNIWGYNPIGFFAPTKKFSKNQTLDSDSEVVEFKELVKALHEHGIEVILDVVYNHTAEGGNGGKVYNFKAMDNKTFYMLENKDAQYKNYSGCGNTFNCNNKVVKDVIIDSLRYWYLEMGVDGFRFDLASILGRGEDGQWNEISLLNELVQDPILSHCKLISESWDLGGYYVGDMPAGWSEWNGKYRDVVRKFIKGEFGLIPELLKRIFGSPDIFKRNNRGPMSNINFVTCHDGFTMWDLVSYNNKHNLNNGENNNDGESNNNSYNYGVEGGTDNPAILEVRKRQIKNMFLILFISQGVPMLLMGDEMGRTQFGNNNAYCQNNRSTWLDWERGIKFSEITNFVKNMIKIRKKYSIFRKKNYLELSECENCDVSLHGVKLNSPDYSYYSLSIAFVLHDIETDTSFYIALNSYHGELTFELPVLQNKKWHLLVDTSKTEKENFKEDTKALIDKNYLVKPKSSIILMSK
- a CDS encoding CAP domain-containing protein, whose protein sequence is MNKMIKFFIITVIIFKLVPNSYSAENYQNEILKYVNQERKTKKLAPLIMNEKLNKIAIKKAADMAKEEKLSHDSKNFGITFNLIKNENIKYKSAAENIAKWHDTPEFVMERWMQSKGHRDNILNKNYNEIGIGKAADKNGKNYWVQIFIEKKK
- a CDS encoding PTS sugar transporter subunit IIA, coding for MLEYFNNKLITTIEGKHSKEEILQILVELIRKNTDILDNETNFYDNILSREKIGSTGIGMGIALPHARCENIKKIVVAIGLLKESIDFHSLDGENVKLVVLVGAPKTSAKEYLTLVSDLVRAFRNPKTRTSIFEAVDKQELIGILAELKK
- a CDS encoding DUF4401 domain-containing protein; translation: MLYKLKNSFLYFSILFIITGVSCFIAYNWNKIGNFTKMSIPMTLIILGIIGWFIFQNKKLYRELSLFSSSFFIGTLFAVFGQIYQTGADPYTLFRNWGIFILIFSFIEKFYPLWTLNITVFTISGMLYMRLYGNFTMICITGSIIILFFFLIYIAVIKKMLIEVKDWFFYILAFSSTALMTAGIFWKVLGMRYYRNFDLYGPFYLLIYVVFIGLLFLLGKKVIRKQGLNIISIVSMTFVISSYIIREISGVESGVIGIFLIICLIIGSIRIITKNYLSSNSVRVILNFFKVILVILTIAFFSLLMSFFSLGEEAILVAGALLLTASCFLPKILKFKEEKNEIITFVSGLTLILVYLQERMRLSTITIVGIGWLIYGGFYILRHSKILDFLIVPAVISGLIMIFPGTRGYSKTLILVIPLIFILVSCCNEKMKIAKTERIKRITRGAEIIAFIQAIVVRSTLFRYNYYDSYIVNGIILAIALGLLYKIFAGKNYFTFFIIAVLVGFLSFFCLGMYGVNLGIMLILLYMYRDEKYMIGAAVIFLGGEISFYYYSLHITLLEKSYLMIKSSVLLFLGFLILSKITYKAMEKGEEL